The Fusobacteriaceae bacterium genome window below encodes:
- a CDS encoding alpha/beta hydrolase, whose protein sequence is MENAKCKKPLILLVLSLVLLIIGAFISRYIWTSKGTVRIEEVEFTDDNGAPLRGIVYIPNGVTAENPAPGVIVNHGYSSSTDALELDAIELSRRGLVVMAMDGYDHGTSGAPTPLKKADATTGDYGIYSVVQYFGKLPYVDKTKIGVTGHSMGAENSRGSTLRSYQAHETDPSIITPKAVFLQANSPKLTKEGVEPLNAYPIDYGVSVGRWDEFAIMLWGIPKASDYKNTKAFKAMVGIEAPEYDTLYAYGSDTPLTREQAIQAGEEGKLRIGWIQDNTHSFLCFNGLAAARTLEFFDLSLCGGKLAEKLPYTDQIWHYKVIGASMMLAGFVLLMIALGMTLLQTAFFKPIVQPEPVSLITLHDGKAKGMYTAFYVFSFLVPAFLFTWANEIRVHATWANVIAPQIKFPTTNFWNLPVVNGAVVFNVVHGAIMIALFAVIYFLIAKPNGGKFSSTGLTVSPEKIGKSILLAIVVFVIFYIVVHIFHAATGMEFGFYKFYIKAMSADKWGRFIKYFLFFFVYALISGVLLNSITRVNGLKEWQNFLLMLVVSVGGLALFQFVNYQVLYKTGYQLLFFVPGTAAAKGAVPVGALAAAGLTGGGLPNCYSGIVLYASFFSVPAGTVLTRVFYKKTGNVWAGAMLVGLFSTFLAVCGANVGRIL, encoded by the coding sequence ATGGAAAACGCAAAGTGCAAAAAACCTTTGATACTCCTCGTTCTCTCTCTTGTTCTCCTGATTATCGGCGCGTTTATTTCCCGTTATATCTGGACGTCGAAAGGAACCGTACGCATTGAGGAAGTGGAATTTACCGATGACAACGGCGCTCCGCTCCGGGGGATAGTCTATATTCCCAATGGGGTGACGGCGGAAAATCCCGCTCCGGGTGTCATCGTCAACCACGGCTATTCTTCGTCCACGGACGCGCTGGAACTGGACGCCATCGAACTCTCGCGCAGAGGTCTCGTCGTGATGGCCATGGACGGCTATGACCACGGGACTTCGGGCGCGCCCACGCCCCTGAAAAAAGCCGACGCCACCACCGGCGACTACGGGATTTACTCCGTTGTCCAATATTTTGGGAAACTGCCCTATGTGGACAAGACGAAGATCGGCGTAACCGGCCATTCCATGGGCGCGGAAAATTCCCGGGGCTCGACCCTCCGGTCCTACCAGGCCCATGAGACCGATCCTTCGATCATCACGCCCAAGGCCGTCTTCCTTCAGGCCAATTCGCCGAAGCTGACCAAGGAAGGCGTCGAACCTCTGAACGCCTACCCGATTGACTACGGCGTAAGCGTCGGCCGCTGGGATGAATTCGCGATTATGCTCTGGGGCATCCCCAAGGCCTCCGATTACAAAAACACCAAGGCCTTCAAGGCCATGGTCGGCATAGAAGCCCCCGAGTACGACACGCTCTACGCCTACGGGAGCGACACGCCCCTGACCCGCGAGCAGGCCATACAAGCCGGAGAAGAAGGCAAGCTGAGAATCGGGTGGATCCAGGACAACACGCATTCCTTCCTCTGCTTCAACGGTCTGGCCGCCGCGAGAACCCTCGAGTTTTTCGACCTCTCGCTCTGCGGGGGGAAACTCGCCGAAAAACTTCCCTACACCGACCAAATCTGGCATTACAAGGTGATCGGCGCGTCCATGATGCTCGCGGGCTTTGTTTTGCTGATGATCGCCCTCGGCATGACCCTGCTGCAAACGGCGTTTTTCAAACCCATCGTGCAGCCGGAACCCGTAAGTCTCATCACGCTCCACGACGGGAAGGCCAAAGGCATGTATACGGCCTTTTATGTGTTTTCCTTCCTCGTGCCCGCCTTTCTCTTTACTTGGGCCAATGAAATCCGCGTTCACGCGACCTGGGCCAATGTCATCGCGCCCCAGATCAAGTTTCCGACTACGAATTTCTGGAACCTGCCCGTGGTAAACGGCGCGGTTGTCTTTAACGTCGTGCACGGGGCCATTATGATCGCGCTCTTCGCGGTGATCTATTTCCTGATCGCGAAACCCAACGGCGGTAAATTCTCCAGTACGGGCCTGACCGTATCGCCCGAAAAAATCGGAAAATCCATTCTGCTGGCCATCGTGGTCTTCGTGATCTTCTATATCGTCGTTCACATTTTCCACGCCGCGACCGGCATGGAATTCGGCTTCTACAAATTCTACATCAAAGCCATGAGCGCGGACAAATGGGGCAGATTCATCAAATACTTCCTGTTCTTCTTCGTGTACGCCCTGATCAGCGGCGTGCTCCTGAACAGCATTACGCGCGTCAACGGCCTCAAGGAATGGCAGAATTTCCTCCTGATGCTCGTCGTGAGCGTAGGCGGTCTCGCTTTGTTCCAGTTTGTAAACTATCAAGTGCTCTACAAAACCGGCTATCAGCTGCTGTTCTTCGTACCGGGAACGGCGGCGGCCAAAGGGGCCGTCCCCGTAGGGGCTCTGGCTGCGGCGGGACTGACGGGCGGCGGGCTGCCCAACTGCTACAGCGGCATCGTCCTCTACGCTTCGTTCTTCTCGGTACCGGCCGGAACGGTCCTGACCCGGGTATTTTACAAAAAAACCGGCAACGTATGGGCCGGCGCCATGCTGGTCGGACTCTTCTCCACGTTCCTCGCCGTGTGCGGCGCCAATGTGGGGCGGATTTTGTAA
- a CDS encoding 6-phosphofructokinase produces MKRNIIVGQSGGPTAVINSSLAGVYKTAKDRGFQKIYGMLHGIQGFLDEQYVDLSTQIKNELDSEILKRTPSAFLGSCRFKLPEIHENKQMYEKIFEILNKLEIEGFIYIGGNDSMDTIKKLYDYAILFGHEQKFIGVPKTIDNDLALTDHTPGYGSAAKYIGTSVKELIRDGVGLSYKKDVITIVEIMGRNAGWLTGASALSRGEDCDGPDLIYLPELPFDPGAFIEKVKALFKKKHSLVVCVSEGIKLKDGRYVCDVASSSDYVDAFGHKQLSGTANYLASFVAGELGVKTRSIELSTLQRSASHLSSRIDVNEAFMVGGAAVKAADEGESGKMVVIDRVSDDPYQCSTGIYDVHKIANDEKLVPRNWITEDGTYVTHEFIDYVTPLIQGDVPPVMVEGIPRHLVLIR; encoded by the coding sequence ATGAAAAGAAACATCATCGTCGGGCAGTCGGGCGGACCGACCGCCGTCATCAACTCCAGTCTCGCGGGGGTGTACAAAACCGCGAAAGACAGAGGCTTCCAAAAGATCTACGGGATGCTTCACGGCATCCAGGGATTTTTGGACGAACAATACGTGGATTTGTCCACCCAAATCAAAAACGAGCTGGACAGCGAGATTCTGAAGCGTACCCCTTCGGCCTTTCTGGGGTCCTGCCGCTTCAAACTGCCGGAAATCCATGAAAACAAGCAAATGTACGAAAAGATTTTCGAAATTCTGAACAAACTGGAAATCGAAGGCTTTATCTATATCGGCGGCAACGATTCCATGGATACGATCAAAAAATTATACGATTACGCGATTCTGTTCGGGCACGAGCAGAAATTTATCGGCGTCCCCAAGACCATCGACAACGACCTGGCCCTGACGGACCATACGCCGGGTTACGGCAGCGCCGCCAAATACATCGGGACCTCGGTCAAGGAACTCATCCGGGACGGCGTGGGTCTGAGCTACAAAAAAGACGTGATCACCATCGTGGAGATCATGGGGAGAAACGCCGGCTGGCTCACGGGCGCCTCCGCCCTCTCCAGGGGCGAGGACTGCGACGGGCCCGATCTGATCTACCTGCCGGAATTGCCTTTCGATCCCGGAGCCTTCATCGAAAAAGTCAAGGCGCTGTTTAAGAAGAAGCATTCGCTGGTCGTCTGCGTTTCCGAAGGCATCAAGCTCAAGGACGGGCGCTATGTCTGCGACGTCGCTTCGTCCAGCGATTACGTGGACGCCTTCGGTCACAAACAGCTTTCGGGCACCGCCAACTATCTGGCGAGCTTTGTGGCGGGGGAATTGGGCGTCAAGACCAGGAGCATCGAACTTTCCACGCTGCAGCGGAGCGCCTCCCATCTGTCGTCGCGGATCGACGTCAACGAGGCCTTCATGGTGGGCGGAGCGGCCGTCAAAGCCGCCGATGAAGGAGAAAGCGGCAAAATGGTCGTTATCGACCGGGTCTCCGACGATCCCTACCAGTGCTCCACGGGGATCTACGACGTGCACAAGATCGCCAATGACGAAAAACTGGTGCCGAGGAACTGGATCACCGAAGACGGGACCTATGTGACCCACGAATTTATCGATTATGTGACCCCGCTGATTCAGGGCGACGTGCCGCCGGTGATGGTCGAGGGGATTCCCCGCCATCTCGTGCTGATCAGATAA
- a CDS encoding antitoxin yields the protein MDNLIMTVGTKLVEDYKEARASKSSPVADDILEYFEKKNGDILSDSSVSPEAFALKNMLDKGFFSGKRIFLVVHDSENGKLAAEVLEKIIKKHKLGETTEKKIIYKLNKRNHLDFRVYGLRALIEEINAIINEKVGNRVNVGVCTVGGYKAEIFIVGMMAQILHVRSYFMFDEFSEITEISPFPVRIDYNYYWEHREFFDTFRNTDYVPPEKVAHFLAEDTRMLDFIERLEINGKEMISLSAFGEFYTKISTDTSHLPNYRTAWSPYDKDVILRTDMLPELDIIVNSLKSSPYVNKLVLTYFNPDRNATSSRFYLVTNAKNDQIISLEYACKNGIAGIDIYTVGSTEKELRSLVAYFNDSFIY from the coding sequence ATGGACAATCTGATCATGACCGTAGGAACGAAGCTTGTGGAGGACTATAAAGAGGCCCGGGCCTCAAAAAGCAGTCCGGTCGCCGACGATATTCTCGAGTACTTTGAGAAAAAAAACGGGGATATTCTCAGCGACTCCAGCGTCAGTCCCGAAGCCTTCGCCCTGAAAAACATGCTCGACAAGGGTTTTTTTTCCGGAAAACGGATCTTTTTGGTCGTTCACGATTCCGAAAACGGAAAACTGGCCGCCGAGGTGCTGGAGAAAATCATCAAAAAGCACAAATTGGGCGAAACGACGGAAAAAAAGATCATTTACAAGCTGAACAAGCGGAATCATCTGGATTTTCGCGTATACGGCCTCAGGGCCCTGATCGAGGAGATCAACGCCATTATCAATGAAAAAGTCGGCAATCGCGTGAATGTCGGCGTCTGTACGGTGGGCGGCTACAAGGCCGAAATCTTTATCGTGGGCATGATGGCCCAGATCCTTCATGTCCGTTCGTATTTCATGTTCGATGAATTTTCAGAGATCACGGAAATATCGCCATTTCCCGTACGAATTGACTATAATTATTATTGGGAACACCGGGAATTTTTCGATACATTCCGGAACACGGACTATGTCCCGCCGGAAAAAGTGGCGCATTTTTTAGCCGAAGACACAAGGATGCTGGATTTTATCGAACGCCTCGAAATCAACGGCAAGGAGATGATCTCCCTTTCGGCCTTCGGCGAATTCTACACGAAGATCTCCACGGACACGAGTCATCTGCCCAATTACCGCACAGCCTGGTCGCCCTATGACAAGGACGTGATCCTCCGGACCGATATGCTGCCCGAGCTCGATATCATCGTCAATTCCCTCAAGAGCTCCCCTTACGTCAACAAGCTTGTCCTCACCTATTTCAACCCCGATCGGAACGCGACTTCTTCCCGCTTTTACCTCGTGACCAACGCGAAAAACGATCAGATCATTTCCCTTGAGTATGCCTGCAAGAACGGCATCGCGGGGATCGATATCTATACCGTCGGCAGTACGGAAAAAGAACTGCGTTCCCTTGTCGCCTATTTCAACGACAGCTTTATCTATTGA